The nucleotide sequence CATTGTGGAAAAGACTCAGAGAACATTTCAGGCAGATGGGGAAGAGTGCACAAACCTCCACCAAGCAGTTACTTCTGTTGCAACAATTCTTTCTCTTGTTTCAGGAAGAAGAGTGTAGCGGTCCCTCACGAATCCTTCAAATCCAGACTGAGATAGATAGTGATAAGAATTTAGCATTTATTATTTGCACCTGCAGCCTATTTCTGTAATAGGTACTAAAGTAAAACAGTTCCGCTTCAGCTAAAACTAGTTAAATTGTGACACTACATCTAACAAAGTTCCTGCCTGCTGACAAGTTGCATTCGATTCACAAAAGAATGAATATATGACATATTGACATAGCTGTAGCATGTCCATTCCTACTTCAACGGTCTCCTACAAGGACTGTCTCATATCCCATCAACCATGGAAAAAACTTCGGGTAAGGCTACAGAGATATCTTCCTACGTAATAGTCTCCTATAAATCTCTAGCATATCAGAACTCATAACTTATTCGACTATGTACTGTGTCTAGCAAACTCAAGCAGAGTTGGAGAAATATGCAGAGTCCATTTCTTTGGGAATGGTGGCATAAGGATCAAGACAAATAAGTGAAATAAACACCTGAGTTGTCTTTAGCAGGGAGTATCCTTGTATCCCAGAATTTATAAGTAGGCTTCCAGACTTCTTCACGGTGACCTCTGTGGTGTGCTTTTCAGAACCAAGTTTGAATCCTGCAAAGAAGCCCATTGTATAAGTAATCAGATAACTCTGAAATGATTCATCAGGGAGGGACTTTTTCCTTTACCATGACATTTTGCAAATATGTTAATATGAATATTTACCACGGTAAATGTGAGAAATTTATttgtcaaaacaaaaacaaaatcagcAAGTAATTGAGAAGAAACAGTCTGCTCAATTATCGTAATCCTCCTTTTTGACTATCAGTTGATCTACCAGGAATCTAAGTTTTTAAGGATAAAATAGAAGACATACAGGGTAAGGGTACTATTATGCACCGCACTATCCAAGTTGCAATCACAATGATACCGATGTGAAATTATTTGGGAGCGCCATACAAAAACTATTTTTGACCAATAGTAACTGCATGCTTAAAGATTGAGTGGCCCTGGTATTCAACTTATTGGTTAAGTCCCATTTGGTTCTGTTCTCTAATAATAATGAAATAAATTTCACTAGTTGGAAGAGGGATTTCCAAACAACATGCAGAATTGTGCATTCACTTACCAATTAAGTATCAAGTATATGTTTGGCAAAAAACATTTAAATGATAATTGTGCATCATCATGCTAGATAAAAGCAACATGATGTTTGCTGGCACTAGCCAACATAGCCAAGGTTGGCTGTGTTGTTGATAAATACACATTGCCAAAGGCTTTCAGTATCAAATATTTCTTTTCTCTAGCCTTACTTCAACTGCTACTGCTTGTTGATCTTTACAACGTTTTTCAATGCATATACTGTAGCTAAAAACTGTTCATAATGAACAACAGAGTGTTCAGAAATGTGGAAGAAACATACATAACATATTTCTATCACAAAATCCTAATGGCCCAGAATAGCTGCAATTCGTCCTATATGCACATGGATCCAATACCATGCTGATCTACAAAAAGAGGCGGAACAGCATTTCCTTCAAAAGGGTTCAGAACTTCTATGCAGTTGACCACTGAAACAAGACTGGAGTATGGAGCATTTGTCAGGTTGTTTTATGCTACTTCTTTCATGTAGATTGTAAGCAAGTTTGTGGGGATGTGCAATCACTAGCATCTTATCTCTGCTTTTACATACTCAGCCGCTAATTGGAATGTCTGTAATGTACTCTGATATTGTTAAGTAAAAAAGCTGGGGGGTTTGGCCCTCCTGACTTGGCTTCCATTTGAATGGAACCTATGCTTCATAAAAGCACATTTTGCATACGACGGCACAGGTAAACAGCAAGAGTAAGCGATAAAACTCTTCTGACCATGCGAATGGGGCTTCCCGTCCACTGCCACACGCTCCCATGGGCGCTCCACGATCGTCACTGTAGCCTCTGAGACCTGCTCGAACAAGAACGCTTTCATAAGTGGCCGGGTTCCACTGCTTTTGTACAACAGAGCACACCATAAATGGGTCGGAAAAATTCCCGTCCCCACCATTCCCTACCTGCGGGTAGAGTGAGGTGAAATGCCTTCCGAGGATGACCGCGAATTCCTCCATGGACACCACCTCCGTGCACTCCTTGGCCTTCACATACACCTGATCGAGCAAGCAAGCAAAAGGCGCAGCGGATCAAGGGGAGCACCGCCGGGCAGAGAGAAGGgaacggagagggagagggaggggaggggggcgcacggTGTTCTTGATGGAGTCTGTGGCGACGATGGCGGAGTTGTCGTCGGAGGTGTAGGAGGGGAGGCAGTCGGAGACGACGCTGACGGCGACGCTCCACTCGACGAAGAGGTGCCCCCCGGCGTCGGCGGGGCGGCGCCAGACGCGGGAGACCCGGACGCGGGACTTGCCGTGCCTGCCCTGCAGGTCGAAGCGCCCGGCCATGGGTGGGGTGGGGATCCGATCTGCGCTGAAGTGCGGATGCGGATGCGGATGCGCGAGGTGGGATCGATCGCTCGTGGAAGTGACCCGCACGGGAGTGCTACTCCTTCTTTTGTAGAGGGGGGAGGGGATGTGGCCATGTGGGGACCGCGCGCAGTCGGCGAGTGAGATGCCCGTCGCGGTGTCACTCTCGCTCGTCGGCCGTCGCCGTGTTGCCGCCTCGGAGGGGATCGGGCCGATACGTCCGCCTCTGACACCGTCGAGGTTTTGCTATGGTACAATACAATGGGCCGCTTCGTGGTTTATTGCCCGGTCCACGTGTTGGCAAGGATGGTGAAACTTCTGCTAGCAATGAAGTGGAAGGTGACGACTTTGTACGGGACCCAAAGAAAAAGAAGCCCACTCCAGAGAATTCGGCAGAGACCGCGTCACGGTCCTGCCTGATATAATGACATGCTTgagctggaactgccgggggcttgggaaccccgaggcagttcgcGAGCTTCGAAGTATAGTGAAGCTAGAAGGACCCACTCTTCTCTTTGTGATAGAAACGAAAATTCAAGCTAAAAGAATTAGGGCTTTGAAGTTTACCCTCGGTTTTGGAGGGTGTTTTGCAGTCGACAGTGTCGGCCTAGGTGGTGGCATTGGTCTGTTTTGGTCACGTGATGTGACTGTTGAGTTGAAAAATTTCAGCAAGTGTCACATTGATGTGGTGGTTCATAGTAACAATCAGAGTGCTTCGGTATGGAGGTTTATTGGTTTTTACGGGGCGCCGAGAGCTTCAGATCGTGGTGAAAGCTGGCAGCTCCTGCGCACTCTCTTTGCTATACCCCATGTAGCATGGCTGTGTATGGGGGATTTTAATGAAACTCTCTATGCATCCGAACACTTTAGCAGAAGAGCAAGATCGGAAACACACATGCGAGCGTTTCGGACTGTTATGGATGAGGTTTCCATGCAAGCTTTAGGCTGGTCGGGTACACCATATACGTGGGACAACCAGCAAGCAGGTGCAGCAAATGTAAAGGCACGCCTAGACCGAGCTTTTGGGAATGAAGATTTTCAACAACTTTTTCAACATATACGGTCAGACATCTCCCCTCTGTTGAGTCTGATCACTGTTTTGTCGTAGCTGAGATTAAGGATATGCTATCTTACGGGCCACGGGCTAAGAGACAGTTTCGTTATGAGAACGTTTGGCAGACACATTCGGATTACGATCGCCTAGTATGTGATACTTGGCGGGGAATTCAACACACGCCAGGGCTCCAGGGGATTGCGTCGGCCTTGGGGTCCCTCCAGTCTATTCTTGAGCCATGGGGTTCAAAGGAATTTGGTTGCTTGGCACGCACGGTCAGGAAACTTCAAAAGAGATTAGACCGCATCAGGTGCTCTACCATGGGGGTGGGACCAACAGATGAGGAGAAAAGTACTGTAAAGAAGCTGAAGGAAGCGCTATACCAAGAGGAGGTGTGGCTTCGCCAGCGTTCACGGGTTCCATGGCTCCTCGAGGGCGATCGGAACACTTCCTACTTTCAGGCACAAGCTGCCCAGCGCAAGAGAACGAACAAGATACATGGCTTACGGCGTGCAGATGGTACAATATGTGAAACTGAAAGAGAGGACAAGGCCGAGGTGCTAGCTTTCTACCAGAACTTGTATCAAACACAAGGTTTTTCTGAGGCTAGCGACTTATTATCTCATGTGCCCGCCAAAGTGGCCCAGGGCATGAATGATGATCTTACCAAGCCATACACCGCAGATGAGGTCAAAGTGGCTTTGTTCCAAATGGCTCCATCTAAGGCCCCTGGTGTTGACGGCTTTATTGCAGGGTTTTATCAGCGGCATTGGGACTTGCTCAGCAATGACGTGACTTTGGCAGTACTAGATTTTTTGAATGGGGGCGAGTTACCGTCGGGATTGAATGATACCAGCATCACCCTTATTCCCAAGGTATGGCACCCACAGTCGATCTCACAATATCATCCTATTGCTTTGTGCCCGGTCCTTTACAAGATCGCGGCCAAAGTTATTACTAATCGCTTGCGATACATCATGGATGATATTATTAGTGAAGAGCAGAGCGCTTTTGTTCCTGGTCGTCTCATCACCGACAATGTACTTGTTGCATATGAAAGTATACATACgatgagaagaaggaagaaagggaAGAACTTCTCTTGTGCAGTCAAGCTAGACATGATGAAGGCTTACAATCGGGTGGAGTGGCATTACCTCGAGGCGATTTTGTCTCGTCTGGGCTTCAGTATTAATTTCGTTCGCCTGATAATGAAGTGTGTCACCTCGGTTCATTTTTCGGTTCGGGTTAATGGAGAGCTTCTTCCATTCTTCACCCCATCTCGGGGTTTTCGACAAGGTGATCCAGTTTCTCCATACCTGTTTTTGCTTTGTGCAGAAGGTTTTTCCTCATTGTTGAAGTTTTACAATGATGGATACATTGATCGGGGACTAAGAGTGAGCTATAGATCACCCTGGGTCTCTCATTTGCTGTTTGCAGACGACAGTCTAATCTTCATTAATGCAAGCGCTGCCAGTGCTTTCCGTCTGAACGAAATTCTGAAGATCTATGGTGATGCTTCGGGCCAGTGTGTGAACCGGGACAAAAGCTCTATTTATTTCAGCACCAATACCCCGGACACCATCAGGCAAGATTTGAAGTCGACCTTGAATATTCAAGTCGAGGCTTTCAGTGAGAGATACTTGGGGCTCCCCACTGCGGTTGGACGTATCACCAGTGGTACTTTTGATCATATTAGTGAGAGAGCTCGTGGGAAGATGCAAGGGTGGTCGGAAAAATTGCTTGCATGTGCTGGGCGAGAAACATTACTCAAGTCTGTAATTCAGTCTATTCCCACTTATCCCATGAGCACTTTCCTTCTTACCAAGAAAGTTTGCAAGAGtctcacttctcccatggcaaaatATTTTTGGAGTAGCTCTCTTGATAAAAAAGCAATGCATTGGGTTTCCTGGAAGGAGTTATCTAAACCCAAGTGCGAGGGTGGGATGGGGTTTCGAGACCCGCATCTGTTTAACCTAGCTATGTTGGGCAAGCATGGGTGGCGTTTCATCACCAACCCAAATTCGCTTTGTGCGAGAGTACTCAAGGGCCGTTACTTTCCGGATACCGATTTCATGCACGCTCCAGTTCCCAAGTCAGCCTCGGCAACTTGGAAGGCGATTGTGGCGGGAAGGGACGCCTCGAAAACAGGGTTGATCTCCAGAGTGGGAGATGGTTCTACTATATCGGTTTGGGAGGACAAGTGGATCCCAGGTACGATTACAATGACTCCAACTCCAAGACCCACAAGTACAAACATTGAGAGGGTTTCAGACCTCATAGACACGCGGAGTTGGTCTTGGAAGATCGAGCTGATCAGGGATAATTTCATGGCTCAAGATGTCGCGGCCATACTTAATATTCCTATCAGGCAAGGCggtggtgatgattttcttgcttGGGCTTTTGACATATCAGGTAACTACACTGTAAAGACGGCGTACCGTGCTCTCATGACTCAGAACGAGCATTTGGCTCTAGAGGAAGGGATGGCTACCGAAACCTCATCGGATGATCAACAGTTGTGGAAATCCTTATGGAAGCTGAATGTTATCCCAAAAGTAAGAGTGTTCTGGTGGAGAGTGCTTTGTGGCATTCTTCCAGATGAAACAACTCTCAACTATCGACACATTGCAGATGTTCGTCAGTGTAATGTTTGTCGTTCCGCGGAGGAGGACTTGAAGCATGCGCTATTACACTATATACATGCACAGAGCTTCTGGGAAGAGGCATGGACATGGCTCGGTCTTCGCCTTCCTCCTCTCCACTCGGTGACGTGGGCTCGAGATATCACTTGTGATCCTCAGTTCACATCCGATGATCGTGCCAAGATCACCACTATTATGTGGGCAATTTGTCACTCCAGGAACCGAATAAAACATGGTGAAGAGGGGAGAGATCCTGTAACATCCATCAAAAATATTAAGGAGGCTATCTCCCTCCTCCAATTACCACGTAAGGAAAACCGGGTCCTACCGGGTTATGGTTGGCGGCCCCCTGAGGAGGGTTCGGTCAAGATCACGACGGACGGCGCTTTGGAGCTGGTTGAAGGTCGGGGCGGTGCTGGAGGAGTAGCCAGATCATCCTCGGCTGTCCTAGGTTCATGGTGTAAACCATACACGGGAGTCTCGGACCCCCTGATGATGGAGTGTTTGTCACTGCGCGATGGAGTCCGCTTCGCTAGTCTTCATGGATTTCAGCATGTGATCATGGAAGTCGACTGTTTGGAGCCGGTGAAGTTCTGGCAATCTCGCCATAGTTCTCGTTCAATTGTGGCTCCTTTACTTTTAGAAATAGGAGAGCTATGTACCTCTTTTGCTTCTTTTGATATTCTTCATGTAAATTGAGCGGCGAACGTTCCGGCGCATCTGTGTGCGAAGCGAGCTTGCACACTGAATGTGACCGAAAGCTGGCTCGATGAAACTCCTAGCTTCTTGGTGACCAGCCTTCTGGCTGACTGCACCGAGTGTGCTTTCATGAAATAAAGCTCTCTAATTTTCCCGCAAAAAAACACGTTGTTTCGTGTATTTGTTGCCCAAATACAAAATAGGAATACAGTTTTTTTGAAACAGAACAAATGGGAATTCGTACAAATTGTATACTATACTGCCAAATGGGTCCGCGTCTCTTTCGCCAAGTGGCTGACTGAAGCCGGTATACACGTAGCATGCCAAGGATAAACCGCTGCCAGCACACACTGTTTCCGTAGAGCAGCGACAGCCCACTGTTTCCGTGTAGCAGCCGTAGCACATCGTTGGCACCACCATCAACGCTTCGACAGATAAGTGGATACACACCACGGCTCCTAGAACCCCGTTGCTAAAACCTCCCAATACTAATGTGGAATGGGTTAGCGATCTCATCGATACAGCCAACTGGACCTGGAAGAGGGAGTTGGTACGGGAAACCTTCATTACACCAGATGTCGAAGCTATATTGAATATTTCATTGCGGCGAGGCAGAGGTGCAGATTTTCTAGCATGGGCGTATGAGAAATTAGGCAATTACAGTGTGAAAACAGCGTATTGAGCTCTTATGAACCGCAACAAGCATCTAGCTCTAGGTGAGGGGCAGGCTACAAGAGCTTCAGTAGATCAATCACATATGTGGAAAGCGCTTTGGTCTCTCAAAGTTGTCCCAAAAGTGCGTGTATTCTAGTGGCGAGTCCTTCGAGGCATTCTACCCGATGAGAAGACGCCGCATCACAGACATATCAAAGATGTCAGCTCATGCAAAGTATGTCAAGCAAAAGAGGAAGATCTCGAGCATGCACTTTTACACTGCTCACATGCTCGAAAATTCTGGGAAGAAGCGAGATTGGTCTTAGATATCAAACTGCCAATGCTTCATCCATCCTCTTGGGCGAGCGACATTTTATGTGGTTCAATGTTCAATGGAAAGGAGCGCGCAACAATAATCACCATCATGTGGTCTATTTGGAGCTTCTCGCAACAGGTGGACACATGACGGCGAAAAGTATGACCCAGTGACATCTATTAGACTCACCAGAGAGGCTCTGGCCTTGCTCGACGTCCCCAAACAGCAGGCATCTTTATTGCCAGGCCATGGCTGGAGGCCACCTGAATTGGGCCAAGTGAAGATCAACACAGATGCCGCTGTTCGGCAC is from Triticum aestivum cultivar Chinese Spring chromosome 3A, IWGSC CS RefSeq v2.1, whole genome shotgun sequence and encodes:
- the LOC123062701 gene encoding uricase — translated: MAGRFDLQGRHGKSRVRVSRVWRRPADAGGHLFVEWSVAVSVVSDCLPSYTSDDNSAIVATDSIKNTVYVKAKECTEVVSMEEFAVILGRHFTSLYPQVSEATVTIVERPWERVAVDGKPHSHGFKLGSEKHTTEVTVKKSGSLLINSGIQGYSLLKTTQSGFEGFVRDRYTLLPETRERIVATEVTAWWRYPFEHISQLPSKPFCFTQRYQDVKKVLADTFFGPPEVGVYSPSVQNTLYLMAREVLTRFPDIASVQLRMPNLHFLPVNLSGKENPGLVKFADDVYMPTDEPHGTIEATLSRANSKL